AATTGAGTGTTAGGCAGAGCTTCTTTAACTACGCCCTGTACTTCTATTGCTTCTTCTTTAGCCAAAAAAGACTCCTGAAATGTAATTTATAAAAGTCTATTCAGAATAATCTTCAATGTCAACCACTTGACAAAAATGCATATAATAGTATATTTAACCGTAATTTATAAAAAATATGAAAGGAAGAGATATGACTGAAAGTTTTTTAGAAGAGATGAGGGTGCAATTAGACTCAAGAAAAAAGGATGTAGTTGAATTGCTTGCTTCTGAATTCAACGCATTTCAGGCTACAAATAGTAATAAGGGTAGAGATCTAGTAGACTTGGCTTCTAACGATTTTGATAAGCAGATTTTAGATGTTTCCAGTGCGCTAGAAGTTAAAACACTTAATAAGATAAATGCAGCTATAACACGGATGAAAAATGGTCATTATGGTATATGTGCACAATGTGGTCATACAATTGCTCAAGATAGACTAAAAGCAATGCCATATGCAGTGTTATGCGTAAAATGTAAAACTCAAAGAGAAAGATTTATAAAAGATTAAAAAAAGCTAATAGAGTTATTTAATCCTCCGATAATTTAAATATCAGGAGGGTTAAGTGATAAGTTCTGTATCATCACAAATAGGTTCATTTAGTAATTATATTGGGAGAATTGAAAATAGCTCAAAAATTGAAGTTCCAGTACCTTCTAGTATCTCGGTATATGCTCAATTTAAATATGTACGTGGCGTTCCAGCTGCAGCTAATCAGCAGCCAGTATCCCTCTCCCGAGCTCAAATAATAGATAACATGGTTTCATATTTAAATAACTCAGCAGAGGACTTAAGTTTGGATAAAAGTAGCAGCTTTGAAGTTGAAGAGTTGGAGAGTGAGGTTCATAGAGTAATAAACGAAGATCCTCCCAATTTTAACTCACTACCAGGATCAAATCTTGACTCTGGAGTTATCTTTAGTTTAACGGCTTAAGACTCTCTCCCTATAGTAGAGCTGTCTCCATGCCCTGGGAAAACCTTGGTATCTATTGGAAGCTTCTTAAGTTTTTCTAAGCTATTTAGAAGTTGGTTGTAATTTCCTCCTATAAAATCGGTACGACCCATTCCTCCCTTAAACATTGTATCCCCTGTAAATAGAACCTGTTTATCTTTACTGTAGAAACAGACACTACCTGGAGAGTGTCCAGGGGTGTGAATAACCTCTAATGAAAAATCTGTAAGTATATCACCGTCTTTTATTATAAAATCTGCAGGGTCATTCTCTACATAGTAGGAGTTGAAAAAATAATCACTGTTTTGACCCATAGATTTAAACATCTCTAAATGGGTCTGACTACCTTTATCTCCTAAAAAAACGGAATCTCCACTATGGATATAAACGGGTATATTATATTTTGATTTAATAGTTTTAACAGCACCTATATGGTCAAAGTGCCCGTGGGTTAATAGTATAGCCTCTGGTTTTAAATCTAAAACCTCAATTTTTTTTATAATCTTATCCTCATCTGAACCTGGATCTACTATTACAATTTTATTATCACTAAAATTAAAGAGATAGGTATTAACTCCTAAATCTCCTGTTATTATTGTTTCTATCATAGTAATATGATACTAAAAATATATCAAACATCAAGGGTTATATATGATTTTAGTTATTTTAGGTTTAGTTGTTTATCTTCTTTTTTTTATTTTAATACCAGGTTTTGGGGCTATCTCACTTAGAAGGAGGTGGAGTACTTTCAGGAATTTACTCTTTAAGTATAGTATGGTTCCTGCCCTTGAATATAATAACTTAGTAGAGGGCTCCTCCTTCTCCTTTTGTGGTCTTCTAGAATCCTTTAAAAGTGATGATATTGTTTGGTTAAAAGGGGAGTCTCTATCTATCTGTATAAACTTGAAAAAGTTGAATATTTACACTCTATCAAAAAATAATGATGAGGTTTATAAGAGTCAATGGAGGGATATCTCATCCCTGGTAGAAGGTACTGAGTTTTTTGTTTTTGGTAACCTTAAGTATGATGGAGGAGTACCCTATTTAGTTGGGTCAGAATTAGAAGACCTGTTAGTTGTTGTACGAGAGGGGCAAGGGAAAATTTTTGATCAACTCTTGGCAAAAGGGCGGGATAAAAACGAAATGTGGAATAGTTATACTCCCTACGCTTATATTACAGGTGTATTAATTCTTATTATATTAAGTTACTTTTCATATAAGACCAGTTTTAATAAAATTAACTCATTTTATCTATTACTTATGGCTGGGACCCCATTCTATTTTATTCTACCACCAGGGTTGTTTTTTTATATTAAATATAGGAAGAGTTGGGATATCGCTTTACGATACTCGGTATTATCAGACTTAGATAGATTAAAGGGAAGGGTTGAAAGATCTTCTCTTTTTAAAAAGAAATCTAAGGTTGTGGAAAAACTCTCTCTACTATTATATGTTCTTGGATATTTATGTAACTTGATTATTGCTGGAATAATTTTATTTAAACTATTCCAGCTTATTATTTTTAATTAGATATCTTTTTTTGCAAAGTTTACTGTAAGTTTTCTACCTCGATACTCTGTGCTATCAAGGGCTGATACTACTTTATCCGCTTTCTCTCCCGCAACATTTACAAAGGAGTAGTTATCTAAAATTTTAATGTTA
Above is a genomic segment from Thiospirochaeta perfilievii containing:
- a CDS encoding TraR/DksA family transcriptional regulator, which translates into the protein MTESFLEEMRVQLDSRKKDVVELLASEFNAFQATNSNKGRDLVDLASNDFDKQILDVSSALEVKTLNKINAAITRMKNGHYGICAQCGHTIAQDRLKAMPYAVLCVKCKTQRERFIKD
- a CDS encoding MBL fold metallo-hydrolase, with translation MIETIITGDLGVNTYLFNFSDNKIVIVDPGSDEDKIIKKIEVLDLKPEAILLTHGHFDHIGAVKTIKSKYNIPVYIHSGDSVFLGDKGSQTHLEMFKSMGQNSDYFFNSYYVENDPADFIIKDGDILTDFSLEVIHTPGHSPGSVCFYSKDKQVLFTGDTMFKGGMGRTDFIGGNYNQLLNSLEKLKKLPIDTKVFPGHGDSSTIGRES